The genomic segment TGCATGTAGGTTGCAAACTTAATTTTTGGTTCCTAAACTAGAACGTCCACTTTTCCTGCTGTGTCAAATTATCTGCTCAGCAATACAaggcaaggctgaggtgggaaaacttGCTTGAGTTTAACACCagtagcctgggcaatgtagttaCACACCACCTTTATAAAGACAAATAAGCTCTAAAATCTTAGTGTTTAACAGAGGCACAGGATAAACTGGCAATGTAGAATTTTACCTGTATTGGCCACACTTCTCCCGTAGAATACAGCAGCACCCAGCATTAAAACTCTTAATTGAAATTGTTAAGTGGCTCTGAAAAGAGCCTTTGGGTTTGAACAGGCGTCCATTTACTTGGAGCTGGTGTACTTGGTGACGGCCTTAGTGCCCTCGGACACGGCGTGCTTGGCCAGCTCCCCAGGCAGCAGCAGGCGCACCGCCGTCTGAATCTCCCTGGAGGTGATGGTGGAACGCTTGTTGTAATGCGCCAGGCGGGAAGCCTCACTCGCGATGCGCTCGAAGATGTCGTTGACGAAGGAATTCATGATCCCCATGGCTTTGGAGGAGATGCCGGTGTCAGGGTGGACCTGCTTCAGCACCTTGTACACGTACACAGAGTAGCTCTCCTTACGGCTGCGCTTGCGCTTCTTTCCATCCTTCTTCTGCGCCTTGGTTACCGCCTTCTTGGAGCCCTTCTTTGGAGCGGGAGCGGACTTAGCTGGATCAGGCATTGCAACAAAATGAAGGAGTAAGAATACACCCAAGAGTGGACGCTTAACTGCACAGCTGGCCGTTTTTGTAGGTCTTTTATGCAAATAGGTGCTTAATCATTCTCAATCCCTGATTGGACCAAATCAGccaataaaaaagttaaattcaAGTCACTTTTCGATTGGATATTTATGCGAAACCTACCTTAAATCCTTTTCTACACCACCCGGGGGAAAAAACGTAGTTTTTCATTCAAAACATTAGAAAAACTGATGCCTTGTCAGTAACATCTAGCTATAAGTTATGTCTCCTTAGGTGCGAatttaaacagaaacaaagacggATATTATGTTTCTAGTTTCCTACCAAATTGCAGCTTCCGGTTTTAAAATTATCTATGAATAATCTTAAAATGGAAATTACCTAAAGATTTACGTGTTTCCAGAATTATACTATCGTCTTTCTTTTATAATCTGATCAAAGTCGTCAGCATTCTTACAAAAAATTTAAGCTTTTTCGGTAATCAAAGGATGAACACATTTCAAGAGCGATGGGATTTTAATATATCCCCTAGGAACGGAGTGTCTGGAAGTGAAACCAGTGTTTGTTGAAAGGTTCAGAATATAAGGAATAGGgtacttatattaaaaatatttcttcaaaataagaattttttaaaaaatataaaggacaAATTGAGCTGCACCAATCACTTTCAAACGCGGAATTTTCGAAATCGCTCCGGAACTGCAGAAAGTTCATTTCCGTCTGTCAAACAATCCCaaagtgtttaaaataaaatcaatgaagGTACATAATACAGGTAGGCACATAAAACCTAATAAAATGTAAGGAACTAGGGGAAAAAAGTATTTAGATAGGTTAAGGTTTTCTAAAATGAGACCTAGTAGCCGATCACAAGTCAGGGCGCGAAATTGGAAGATTCGGACCAATCAGAAGGACTTTGCCTTTATAAATAGGAGTAAGAACAACTGTTGGTTCCGTTGTGACCGTTGCTTGAAACCCATTCCTATGGCCCGCACGAAGCAAACGGCTCGTAAGTCCACTGGCGGCAAAGCGCCACGCAAGCAGCTGGCCACTAAGGCGGCTCGCAAGAGCGCGCCGGCCACCGGTGGCGTGAAGAAGCCCCACCGCTACCGGCCTGGCACCGTCGCCCTCCGTGAAATACGCCGCTATCAGAAATCGACTGAGCTACTGATTCGCAAGCTGCCATTCCAGCGTCTGGTACGTGAGATCGCGCAGGACTTC from the Macaca mulatta isolate MMU2019108-1 chromosome 4, T2T-MMU8v2.0, whole genome shotgun sequence genome contains:
- the LOC144340551 gene encoding histone H3.1, yielding MARTKQTARKSTGGKAPRKQLATKAARKSAPATGGVKKPHRYRPGTVALREIRRYQKSTELLIRKLPFQRLVREIAQDFKTDLRFQSSAVMALQEACEAYLVGLFEDTNLCAIHAKRVTIMPKDIQLARRIRGERA
- the H2BC9 gene encoding histone H2B type 1-H, coding for MPDPAKSAPAPKKGSKKAVTKAQKKDGKKRKRSRKESYSVYVYKVLKQVHPDTGISSKAMGIMNSFVNDIFERIASEASRLAHYNKRSTITSREIQTAVRLLLPGELAKHAVSEGTKAVTKYTSSK